A genomic region of Streptosporangium lutulentum contains the following coding sequences:
- a CDS encoding MbtH family protein: MTGSETWAVVVNHEEQYSLWPADRQPPNGWLTTGFTGERDDCLAHITTVWTDLRPLSLRRRATVS; encoded by the coding sequence ATGACCGGATCGGAGACCTGGGCCGTCGTGGTCAACCACGAGGAGCAGTACTCCCTGTGGCCCGCCGACAGGCAGCCTCCGAACGGCTGGCTGACCACCGGCTTCACCGGCGAGCGGGACGACTGCCTCGCCCACATCACGACCGTTTGGACTGATCTGCGCCCGCTGAGCCTGCGGCGCCGCGCCACCGTGAGCTAA
- a CDS encoding alpha/beta hydrolase, producing MGTSLDWQPKEGAEEFEVATAKVPLDHREPGGELIDIAVIRHPATDPARRIGSLFFVPGGPAFPGVTLLPAHYRFLPAEVRERFDIVSFDPRGAGESSPVQGFTSMEDMGAFFGDLPLPFPVTEQEGQIWVDKFTAFAKLVSEGNRKLLPHISTADIARDMDVLREAVGDATLNYFGVSFGSLLGTTYANLFPGKVRAIALDGAIDPVNWFTDDDDPTLNATLRLGFDVSAARGVDHFLTLGGEAGPGACAFAAGDGEATRAKFQTLLERLRTRPVTLNTPEGPQTVTYPMVIANMWVALYQIGYWSSQAEILQELWLATERPEEDGPLETKLDVANRPGGTELPPLFAAPPEWSLALLGGDTPNPSDPQSWFAQGKVAEERAGGMGTVVNWGSVACASWTTSQNRYIGPWDRPTAAPILLIGTVGDPGTAYEGTEKLLGLLADAHLLTVDGEGHTAFYNPNPHVARALTDYFVAGVLPEPGATVPAAQHPFPS from the coding sequence ATGGGAACTTCGCTGGACTGGCAGCCCAAAGAGGGCGCGGAGGAATTTGAGGTGGCCACCGCCAAGGTGCCGCTCGACCACCGCGAGCCCGGTGGCGAACTGATCGACATCGCGGTGATCCGGCACCCGGCCACCGACCCCGCCCGCAGGATCGGCTCGCTGTTCTTCGTGCCCGGCGGACCGGCGTTCCCGGGCGTCACCCTGCTGCCCGCGCACTACCGGTTCCTGCCCGCGGAGGTGCGCGAGCGGTTCGACATCGTCAGCTTCGACCCGCGTGGCGCCGGCGAGAGCAGCCCCGTCCAGGGCTTCACCTCCATGGAGGACATGGGCGCGTTCTTCGGCGACCTGCCGCTGCCCTTCCCGGTGACGGAGCAGGAGGGGCAGATCTGGGTCGACAAGTTCACCGCCTTCGCCAAGCTTGTCAGCGAGGGCAACCGGAAACTGCTGCCGCACATCTCCACCGCCGACATCGCCCGCGACATGGACGTGCTGCGCGAGGCCGTCGGCGACGCCACCCTCAACTACTTCGGCGTCTCCTTCGGTTCCCTGCTCGGCACCACGTACGCCAACCTGTTCCCCGGCAAGGTCCGGGCGATCGCGCTGGACGGCGCGATCGACCCGGTCAACTGGTTCACCGACGACGACGACCCCACCCTGAACGCCACGCTGCGTCTCGGCTTCGACGTGTCCGCGGCCCGCGGGGTGGACCACTTCCTCACCCTCGGCGGCGAGGCCGGGCCCGGCGCCTGCGCGTTCGCCGCCGGCGACGGCGAGGCCACCCGCGCCAAGTTCCAGACCCTGCTGGAGCGGCTGCGCACCCGGCCGGTCACGCTCAACACCCCCGAGGGCCCCCAGACCGTGACCTATCCCATGGTCATCGCCAACATGTGGGTCGCCCTCTACCAGATCGGCTACTGGAGCTCCCAGGCCGAGATCCTCCAGGAGCTCTGGCTCGCCACCGAGAGGCCCGAGGAGGACGGCCCGCTCGAGACCAAGCTCGACGTGGCGAACCGGCCGGGCGGCACCGAACTGCCGCCGCTGTTCGCCGCCCCGCCGGAGTGGTCGCTGGCGCTGCTCGGCGGCGACACCCCCAACCCGTCCGATCCGCAGAGCTGGTTCGCCCAGGGCAAGGTCGCCGAGGAGCGGGCCGGCGGCATGGGCACCGTGGTCAACTGGGGGTCGGTCGCCTGCGCGTCGTGGACCACCAGCCAGAACCGGTACATCGGCCCCTGGGACCGCCCGACCGCCGCGCCCATCCTGCTGATCGGCACCGTCGGAGACCCCGGCACCGCCTACGAGGGCACCGAGAAGCTCCTGGGCCTGCTCGCCGACGCGCACCTGCTCACCGTCGACGGCGAGGGCCACACCGCGTTCTACAACCCCAACCCCCATGTCGCCCGCGCGCTGACCGACTACTTCGTCGCCGGCGTCCTGCCGGAGCCGGGCGCGACCGTCCCGGCGGCGCAGCACCCCTTCCCGTCGTGA
- the panD gene encoding aspartate 1-decarboxylase: protein MFRTLMKSKIHRATVTQADLHYVGSVTISHDLMLAAGLIEGEKVDIVDIDNGNRLSTYVIEGPADSGVIGINGAAARLIQEGDLVIIIAYAAVAEQDLSSLKPKVVFVDRDNKIMQIGTDPAEVPDGTGLVRGDLVASAD, encoded by the coding sequence ATGTTTCGCACCCTGATGAAGTCCAAGATCCACCGGGCCACCGTCACCCAGGCCGACCTGCACTACGTCGGATCCGTCACGATCAGCCATGACCTGATGCTCGCCGCCGGCCTGATCGAGGGCGAGAAGGTCGACATCGTCGACATCGACAACGGCAACCGCCTGTCCACCTACGTGATCGAGGGTCCGGCCGACTCCGGGGTGATCGGCATCAACGGCGCCGCCGCCCGCCTCATCCAGGAGGGCGACCTGGTGATCATCATCGCCTACGCCGCCGTCGCCGAGCAGGACCTGTCCTCGCTGAAGCCCAAGGTCGTCTTCGTCGACAGGGACAACAAGATCATGCAGATCGGCACCGATCCCGCGGAGGTGCCGGACGGCACCGGCCTCGTCCGCGGGGACCTGGTGGCCTCGGCCGACTGA
- a CDS encoding acyl-CoA carboxylase subunit beta, producing MTMVIAASERVSREPDFREPAVRLAQLLDPGPYEPLHDPDDSGVVAVRGRIHGAEVIAYCTDATLMGGAIGGAGAKHIVDAVDTALLDGCPVIGLWHSGGAKLAEGVESMHGVGEMFAAMTRASGRVPQISVVLGPAAGAAAYGPALTDLVIMVKGGRVFVTGPEVVRSVTGEEIDMESLGGVEAHSRKSGVVHMTVDTEAQAYEKARGLVELFGRQGVFDPGAVRDERNLRDLLPAEPRRAYEVRPLIREILDGDFEEIQPKWAANIVVGLGRFAGRTVGVVANNPIRKGGCLDSLSAEKASRFVRMCDAFGIPLLVIVDVPGYLPGVGQEWSGVVRRGAKLLHAFAEAVVPKVTLVTRKSYGGAYIAMNSRSLGATAVFAWPEAEVAVMGAEAAVGILHRKKLAAAPEHEREALKTRLVQEHEALSGGVTRALALQVVDEVIDPAGTKSRLAAAFAAVPGRRGDHNNIPL from the coding sequence ATGACCATGGTGATCGCCGCGTCCGAACGCGTTTCGCGGGAACCCGACTTCCGCGAACCCGCGGTACGGCTCGCACAACTGCTCGACCCCGGCCCGTACGAGCCGCTGCACGACCCCGACGACAGCGGCGTCGTCGCGGTCCGCGGCCGGATCCACGGCGCCGAGGTGATCGCCTACTGCACCGACGCCACCCTGATGGGCGGCGCGATCGGCGGCGCCGGCGCCAAGCACATCGTCGACGCCGTCGACACCGCGCTGCTGGACGGGTGCCCGGTCATCGGGCTGTGGCACTCGGGCGGCGCCAAACTCGCCGAGGGCGTCGAGTCCATGCACGGCGTCGGTGAGATGTTCGCGGCGATGACCCGCGCCTCCGGCCGGGTGCCGCAGATCTCCGTCGTCCTGGGACCGGCCGCGGGCGCCGCCGCGTACGGCCCCGCGCTGACCGACCTGGTGATCATGGTCAAGGGCGGCAGGGTGTTCGTCACCGGGCCCGAGGTCGTGCGCAGCGTCACCGGCGAGGAGATCGACATGGAGAGCCTCGGCGGGGTCGAGGCGCACAGCCGCAAGTCCGGCGTCGTCCACATGACCGTCGACACCGAGGCCCAGGCGTACGAGAAGGCGCGCGGGCTGGTCGAGCTGTTCGGCCGGCAGGGCGTCTTCGACCCCGGCGCGGTGCGGGACGAGCGGAACCTGCGCGACCTGCTGCCCGCCGAACCGCGCCGCGCCTATGAGGTACGGCCGCTGATCAGGGAGATCCTGGACGGCGACTTCGAGGAGATCCAGCCCAAGTGGGCGGCCAACATCGTGGTCGGCCTCGGACGCTTCGCCGGGCGGACGGTCGGGGTGGTCGCGAACAACCCGATCCGCAAGGGCGGCTGCCTCGACTCCCTGTCGGCGGAGAAGGCGTCCAGGTTCGTCCGGATGTGCGATGCCTTCGGCATCCCGCTGCTGGTCATCGTGGACGTACCCGGCTACCTGCCCGGCGTCGGGCAGGAATGGTCGGGCGTGGTCCGGCGCGGGGCCAAGCTGCTGCACGCCTTCGCCGAGGCGGTCGTCCCCAAGGTCACCCTGGTCACCCGCAAGTCCTACGGCGGCGCCTACATCGCGATGAACTCGCGCTCCCTCGGCGCGACCGCGGTGTTCGCCTGGCCGGAGGCGGAGGTCGCGGTGATGGGCGCGGAGGCGGCGGTCGGGATCCTGCACCGCAAGAAGCTCGCCGCCGCGCCGGAGCACGAGCGGGAGGCACTGAAGACCCGCCTGGTCCAGGAGCACGAGGCGCTGTCCGGCGGCGTGACCCGGGCGCTGGCGCTCCAGGTGGTGGACGAGGTGATCGACCCGGCCGGCACGAAGAGCAGGCTGGCCGCGGCGTTCGCGGCGGTCCCGGGCCGGCGCGGCGACCACAACAACATCCCGCTGTGA
- a CDS encoding thioesterase II family protein, which yields MTQATIDTLRWIRRFHAAPGSPIRLVCLPHAGGSATYYLPVAQALSPAVDVLAIQYPGRQDRRAEPGVENIQDLAAQIYEQLRPWADRPIALFGHSMGATLAFEVARLMEGDGIDPAHLFLSGRRAPSHNREERVHLRDDAGLVAELRRLDGTQSQVLEDEELLRMVLDAIRTDYKAVETYAYRPGPPLAAPVTVLVGDDDPTTTLEEAQGWRDFTRGAFELKVFTGGHFYLNAHQAEILRVITSRLAFA from the coding sequence ATGACCCAGGCAACGATCGACACCCTCCGCTGGATCCGGCGCTTCCACGCGGCGCCCGGCAGCCCCATCCGGCTGGTCTGCCTCCCGCACGCGGGCGGCTCGGCCACCTACTACCTGCCCGTCGCGCAGGCGCTGTCGCCCGCGGTCGACGTGCTGGCGATCCAGTACCCGGGCCGCCAGGACCGGCGCGCCGAACCGGGCGTGGAGAACATCCAGGACCTGGCCGCACAGATCTACGAGCAGCTCCGGCCGTGGGCCGACCGCCCGATCGCGCTGTTCGGGCACAGCATGGGCGCCACCCTGGCCTTCGAGGTGGCCCGCCTGATGGAAGGCGACGGCATCGACCCCGCGCACCTGTTCCTGTCCGGCAGGCGGGCCCCGTCCCACAACCGCGAGGAGCGGGTGCACCTGCGCGACGACGCCGGGCTGGTGGCCGAGCTGCGCCGCCTGGACGGCACCCAGTCCCAGGTGCTGGAGGACGAGGAGCTCCTGCGCATGGTGCTGGACGCGATCCGCACCGACTACAAGGCCGTGGAGACCTACGCCTACCGCCCCGGCCCGCCGCTGGCGGCGCCGGTGACCGTACTGGTGGGCGACGACGACCCGACCACCACCCTGGAGGAGGCGCAGGGCTGGCGCGACTTCACCCGCGGCGCCTTCGAGCTGAAGGTCTTCACCGGCGGCCACTTCTATTTGAACGCGCACCAGGCCGAGATCCTCAGAGTGATCACCTCCCGTCTCGCCTTCGCCTGA
- the metK gene encoding methionine adenosyltransferase has product MSRRLFTSESVTEGHPDKIADQISDAILDAMLKGDARSRVAVETMITTGQVHVAGEVTTETYVDIPGVIREKILEIGYDASHKGFDGASCGVSVSIGAQSPDIAQGVDDAYESRVDQAGDELDRQGAGDQGLMFGYACRETPELMPLPITLAHRMASRLSRVRKDGTLPYLRPDGKTQVTVEYDGDRPVRLDTVVVSTQHAPEIDLGEILAPDIREHVVKPVLAGLDLDTEGYRLLVNPTGRFEIGGPMGDAGLTGRKIIVDTYGGMARHGGGAFSGKDPSKVDRSAAYAMRWVAKNIVAAGLADRAEVQVAYAIGKAQPVGVFVETFGTEKAAVGRIQDAVLKVFDLRPAAIIRDLDLLRPIYSETAAYGHFGREGFPWEATDRADALRRAV; this is encoded by the coding sequence GTGTCCCGTCGCCTGTTCACCTCCGAGTCGGTCACCGAGGGCCATCCCGACAAGATCGCCGATCAGATCAGTGACGCGATCCTCGACGCCATGCTCAAGGGGGACGCCAGAAGCCGCGTCGCCGTCGAGACGATGATCACCACTGGCCAGGTCCACGTCGCCGGAGAGGTGACGACGGAGACCTACGTCGACATCCCCGGCGTGATCCGGGAGAAGATCCTGGAGATCGGCTACGACGCCTCCCACAAGGGCTTCGACGGCGCCTCGTGCGGTGTGTCGGTGTCCATCGGCGCGCAGTCGCCCGACATCGCCCAGGGCGTCGACGACGCCTACGAGAGCCGGGTCGACCAGGCCGGCGACGAGCTCGACCGTCAGGGCGCCGGCGACCAGGGCCTGATGTTCGGCTACGCCTGCCGCGAGACGCCCGAGCTGATGCCGCTGCCGATCACGCTGGCGCACAGGATGGCCTCCCGGCTGTCGCGGGTCCGCAAGGACGGCACCTTGCCGTACCTGCGCCCCGACGGCAAGACACAGGTCACCGTCGAGTACGACGGCGACCGTCCGGTCCGGCTCGACACGGTCGTGGTGTCCACGCAGCACGCTCCGGAGATCGACCTCGGGGAGATCCTGGCCCCCGACATCCGCGAGCACGTGGTGAAGCCGGTCCTGGCCGGTCTCGACCTCGACACCGAGGGCTACCGGCTGCTGGTCAACCCGACCGGGCGTTTTGAGATCGGCGGCCCGATGGGCGACGCCGGACTGACCGGCCGCAAGATCATCGTTGACACCTACGGCGGCATGGCCCGCCACGGCGGCGGCGCGTTCTCCGGCAAGGACCCGTCCAAGGTCGACCGCTCGGCCGCCTACGCCATGCGCTGGGTCGCCAAGAACATCGTGGCCGCGGGCCTGGCCGACCGCGCCGAGGTCCAGGTCGCCTACGCGATCGGCAAGGCGCAGCCGGTCGGCGTGTTCGTCGAGACCTTCGGCACCGAGAAGGCGGCGGTCGGCAGGATCCAGGACGCCGTGCTCAAGGTCTTCGACCTGCGCCCGGCCGCGATCATCCGGGATCTGGACCTGCTGCGCCCGATCTACTCCGAGACCGCCGCCTACGGCCACTTCGGCCGCGAGGGCTTCCCCTGGGAGGCCACCGACCGCGCCGACGCCCTCCGCCGCGCGGTCTGA
- the metH gene encoding methionine synthase, which translates to MGNRASLRAALSERVLVADGAMGTMLQAQDPTMEDFQGNEGCNEVLNVSRPDIVRAVHDAYLEAGVDCVETNTFGANLSALGEYDIGDRIFEYSEAGARIAREAADRWSTPERPRFVLGSMGPGTKLPSLGHLPYATLRDAYRDNAAGLIAGGADAIIVETSQDLLQVKAAIVGAHRAREAAGRDIVVVAQVTIEANGAMLLGSEIGAALTAIEPLGVDVIGLNCATGPAEMSEHLRYLARHARVPLSCMPNAGLPVLVSGGAYYPLSPAELADAHETFARDYGLALVGGCCGTTPEHLRQVVERVGGRPPAERRPRPEAGAASLYQHVPFRQDTSYLAVGERTNANGSKAFREAMLAQNWEECVEIARVQARDGAHLLDLCVDYVGRDGVADMKEVAFRFATASTLPIMLDSTEPAVLEAGLEMIGGRAVVNSVNYEDGAGPGSRFQKIMRLVREHGAAVVALTIDEEGQARTADGKIRIASRLIEDLTGDWGMRVQDIIVDCLTFPIATGQEETRRDGIETIEAIRELKRRYPAVQTTLGLSNISFGLNPAARMVLNSVFLNECVDAGLDSAIAHASKILPMARIPEEQRQVALDMIYDRRREGYDPLQRFMELYDGVDAAAMKAGKAAELLRLPLWERLSRRIVDGEKKGLEADLDAGLEQRPALEIVNDVLLDGMKTVGELFGSGQMQLPFVLQSAEVMKTAVAYLEPHMEKAEGGGKGRIVLATVKGDVHDIGKNLVDIILSNNGYEVVNLGIKQPVSAILEAAENKNADVIGMSGLLVKSTVIMKENLEEMNSRKIAARYPVLLGGAALTRAYVEGDLADLFEGEVRYARDAFEGLRLMDAFMKVKRGEEGAELPALRERRVKVGATLARTPEEELPSRSDVAADNPVPKAPFLGDRVVKGVALNEYASFLDERATFMGQWGLKAARGGDGPSYEELVETEGRPRLRMWLERAQTEGLLEAAVVYGYFPCVSDGDSLIILNEAGNERTRFTFPRQRRDRHLCLSDFFRSKDSGEVDVVSFQIATMGRRISEATAELFAGDAYRDYLELHGLSVQLTEALAEYWHARVRGELGIGGEESLQDMLKVNVTGCRYSFGYPACPNLEDQAQLFELLDPGRIGVELSEEFQLHPEQATSALVVHHPEATYFNV; encoded by the coding sequence ATGGGGAACAGAGCGTCCCTTCGTGCGGCTCTGTCCGAGCGCGTCCTGGTCGCCGACGGGGCGATGGGGACGATGCTGCAGGCGCAGGATCCGACGATGGAGGACTTCCAGGGCAACGAGGGTTGCAACGAGGTCCTGAACGTCAGCCGTCCCGACATCGTGCGCGCGGTGCACGACGCCTACCTGGAGGCGGGGGTGGACTGCGTGGAGACCAACACGTTCGGCGCCAACCTCTCGGCGTTGGGCGAGTACGACATCGGCGACCGGATCTTCGAGTACTCGGAGGCGGGCGCGCGGATCGCCCGGGAGGCCGCCGACCGGTGGTCGACGCCGGAGAGGCCGCGGTTCGTCCTGGGGTCCATGGGCCCCGGTACGAAGTTGCCCAGCCTGGGGCACCTGCCCTATGCGACGCTGCGCGACGCCTACCGCGACAACGCGGCCGGGCTGATCGCGGGCGGCGCGGACGCGATCATCGTCGAGACCTCGCAGGACCTGCTCCAGGTCAAGGCCGCGATCGTGGGCGCGCACAGGGCGAGGGAGGCCGCGGGGCGCGACATCGTGGTCGTCGCGCAGGTCACGATCGAGGCGAACGGCGCGATGCTGCTGGGCTCGGAGATCGGCGCCGCGCTCACCGCGATCGAACCGCTGGGCGTGGACGTCATCGGCCTGAACTGCGCCACCGGCCCCGCCGAGATGAGCGAGCACCTGCGGTATCTGGCCCGTCACGCCCGCGTTCCCCTGTCGTGCATGCCGAACGCGGGCCTGCCCGTCCTCGTCTCCGGCGGCGCGTACTACCCGTTGTCGCCCGCGGAACTGGCGGACGCGCACGAGACCTTCGCGCGCGACTACGGCCTGGCCCTGGTCGGCGGCTGCTGCGGGACCACGCCCGAGCATCTGCGCCAGGTCGTGGAGCGGGTCGGCGGCCGGCCCCCGGCGGAGCGGCGTCCCCGTCCGGAGGCGGGCGCCGCGTCGCTGTACCAGCATGTGCCGTTCCGGCAGGACACCTCCTACCTGGCCGTGGGCGAGCGCACCAACGCCAACGGCTCCAAGGCGTTCCGGGAGGCGATGCTCGCCCAGAACTGGGAGGAGTGCGTCGAGATCGCCCGGGTCCAGGCCAGGGACGGGGCGCACCTGCTCGACCTGTGCGTCGACTACGTGGGCCGTGACGGGGTGGCCGACATGAAGGAGGTGGCGTTCCGGTTCGCCACCGCCTCCACGCTGCCGATCATGCTCGACTCCACCGAGCCCGCCGTACTGGAGGCGGGGCTGGAGATGATCGGCGGCCGGGCGGTCGTCAACTCGGTCAACTACGAGGACGGCGCCGGTCCCGGCTCCCGCTTCCAGAAGATCATGCGGCTGGTGCGGGAGCACGGCGCCGCCGTGGTGGCGTTGACGATCGACGAGGAGGGCCAGGCCCGCACCGCCGACGGGAAGATCCGCATCGCTTCGCGGCTGATCGAGGACCTGACCGGCGACTGGGGGATGCGGGTCCAGGACATCATCGTCGACTGTCTCACCTTCCCGATCGCCACCGGCCAGGAGGAGACCCGCCGCGACGGCATCGAGACGATCGAGGCCATCCGCGAGCTCAAACGCCGCTACCCGGCCGTGCAGACCACGCTGGGGTTGTCCAACATCTCCTTCGGGCTGAACCCGGCCGCGCGGATGGTGCTGAACTCGGTCTTCCTGAACGAGTGCGTCGACGCCGGCCTGGACTCGGCGATCGCGCACGCGTCGAAGATCCTGCCGATGGCGCGGATCCCCGAGGAGCAGCGCCAGGTCGCCCTGGACATGATCTACGACCGGCGACGCGAGGGCTACGACCCGCTGCAGCGGTTCATGGAGCTGTACGACGGCGTGGACGCCGCCGCGATGAAGGCGGGCAAGGCCGCCGAGCTCCTCCGCCTGCCGCTGTGGGAGCGCCTGTCCCGGCGGATCGTGGACGGGGAGAAGAAGGGCCTGGAAGCGGACCTGGACGCGGGGCTGGAGCAGCGGCCCGCCCTGGAGATCGTCAACGACGTGCTGCTGGACGGCATGAAGACCGTGGGGGAGCTGTTCGGCTCCGGGCAGATGCAGCTGCCGTTCGTGCTGCAGTCGGCCGAGGTCATGAAGACCGCCGTCGCCTACCTCGAACCGCACATGGAGAAGGCCGAGGGAGGCGGCAAGGGCCGCATCGTGCTGGCCACCGTCAAGGGCGACGTGCACGACATCGGCAAGAACCTGGTCGACATCATCCTGTCCAACAACGGCTACGAGGTCGTCAACCTCGGCATCAAGCAGCCGGTGTCGGCGATCCTGGAGGCGGCCGAGAACAAGAACGCCGACGTGATCGGCATGTCCGGGCTGCTGGTGAAGTCCACGGTGATCATGAAGGAGAACCTGGAGGAGATGAACTCCAGGAAGATCGCCGCCAGATACCCGGTCCTGCTGGGCGGCGCCGCCCTCACCAGGGCGTACGTGGAAGGGGACCTGGCCGACCTGTTCGAGGGCGAGGTCCGCTACGCCCGCGACGCGTTCGAGGGCCTGCGCCTGATGGACGCGTTCATGAAGGTCAAACGCGGCGAGGAGGGAGCGGAACTCCCCGCGCTGCGCGAGCGCCGGGTCAAGGTCGGCGCCACGCTGGCCAGGACCCCGGAGGAGGAGCTGCCCTCCCGCTCCGACGTCGCCGCCGACAACCCCGTCCCGAAGGCCCCGTTCCTCGGAGACCGTGTCGTCAAGGGCGTCGCCCTGAACGAGTACGCCTCCTTCCTGGACGAGCGGGCCACCTTCATGGGCCAGTGGGGCCTGAAGGCCGCACGCGGAGGCGACGGGCCCTCCTACGAGGAGCTGGTGGAGACCGAGGGCCGGCCCCGGCTGCGGATGTGGCTGGAACGCGCGCAGACCGAGGGCCTGCTGGAGGCGGCCGTGGTCTACGGCTACTTCCCGTGCGTCAGCGACGGCGACTCGCTGATCATCCTCAACGAGGCGGGCAACGAACGCACCCGGTTCACCTTCCCGCGCCAGCGCCGCGACCGGCACCTGTGCCTGTCGGATTTCTTCCGCTCCAAGGACTCCGGCGAGGTCGACGTGGTGTCGTTCCAGATCGCGACCATGGGCCGCAGGATCAGCGAGGCCACCGCCGAGCTGTTCGCCGGCGACGCCTACCGCGACTACCTGGAACTGCACGGGCTGTCGGTCCAGCTCACCGAGGCCCTGGCCGAGTACTGGCACGCGCGCGTCCGCGGCGAGCTGGGCATCGGCGGCGAGGAATCGCTCCAGGACATGCTCAAGGTCAACGTCACCGGCTGCCGCTACTCCTTCGGCTACCCCGCCTGCCCCAACCTGGAGGACCAGGCCCAGCTGTTCGAACTGCTCGACCCGGGCCGGATCGGCGTGGAGCTGTCGGAGGAGTTCCAGCTCCATCCCGAACAGGCCACCTCCGCACTGGTCGTCCACCATCCCGAGGCCACGTACTTCAACGTCTGA
- a CDS encoding homoserine dehydrogenase → MKVALLGCGVVGSQVARLLREQADDIAARVGAPFELAGVAVRRIDRPRDPALDPALLTTDAGALVTDPDVDVVIEVIGGVEPAKKLILEAMAKGKSVVTANKALLAQDGAALHRAARRNGVDLYYEASVAGAIPLLRPLRESLAGDRVTRVIGIVNGTTNYILDRMDSTGASFDDALQEAQALGYAEADPTADVEGFDAAAKAAILAGLAFHSRVTSADVHREGITRITAADIANARAMGYVIKLLAICARDDGHGVGVRVHPAMIPRTHPLAGVREAYNAVFVEARSAGRLMFYGAGAGGAPTASAVLGDLVAVARNRLAGVSGPSESVYAALPVHPMGETMTRSYIALEVLDKSGVLARVAEVFAEHDVSIQTVRQEGRGDDAQLIVVTHRSSDAALAATVRRLRRLDAVRAVGTVMRVEGEDTA, encoded by the coding sequence ATGAAGGTCGCGTTACTCGGCTGCGGGGTGGTCGGATCGCAGGTCGCCAGGCTGCTGCGCGAGCAGGCCGACGACATCGCCGCGCGCGTCGGCGCCCCCTTCGAACTGGCGGGCGTCGCGGTCAGGAGGATCGACCGGCCCCGTGACCCCGCCCTGGACCCCGCCCTGCTGACCACCGACGCCGGAGCCCTCGTCACCGACCCGGACGTGGACGTCGTCATCGAGGTGATCGGCGGCGTCGAACCCGCCAAGAAGCTCATCCTGGAGGCGATGGCCAAGGGCAAGTCCGTCGTCACCGCGAACAAGGCACTGCTCGCCCAGGACGGCGCCGCCCTGCACCGGGCCGCCCGCAGGAACGGGGTGGACCTCTACTACGAGGCGAGCGTCGCCGGCGCGATCCCGCTGCTGCGTCCGCTGCGTGAATCCCTCGCCGGAGACCGCGTCACCCGGGTCATCGGCATCGTCAACGGCACCACGAACTACATCCTCGACCGGATGGACTCCACCGGCGCCTCGTTCGACGACGCGCTTCAGGAGGCGCAGGCGCTCGGCTACGCCGAGGCGGACCCGACCGCCGACGTCGAGGGCTTCGACGCCGCGGCCAAGGCGGCCATCCTGGCCGGGCTGGCCTTCCACAGCCGGGTGACCTCCGCCGACGTCCACCGCGAGGGCATCACCAGGATCACCGCGGCCGACATCGCCAACGCCCGCGCGATGGGATACGTGATCAAGCTGCTGGCCATCTGCGCTCGCGATGACGGGCACGGCGTGGGCGTCCGCGTGCACCCGGCGATGATCCCGCGGACCCACCCGCTGGCCGGGGTGCGCGAGGCGTACAACGCCGTCTTCGTGGAGGCGCGGTCCGCGGGGAGGCTGATGTTCTACGGCGCCGGCGCGGGCGGCGCCCCCACCGCCAGCGCGGTGCTCGGCGACCTGGTGGCCGTCGCGCGCAACCGGCTCGCCGGGGTGTCCGGGCCGTCCGAGTCCGTCTACGCCGCGCTGCCCGTCCACCCGATGGGGGAGACCATGACCCGGTCCTACATCGCGCTGGAAGTGCTCGACAAGTCGGGCGTCCTGGCCCGCGTCGCCGAGGTGTTCGCCGAACACGACGTCTCCATCCAGACCGTACGCCAGGAGGGCCGGGGCGACGACGCGCAACTCATCGTGGTCACCCACCGGTCCAGTGACGCCGCGCTCGCCGCCACCGTCCGCCGGCTACGCCGCCTCGACGCGGTCCGCGCCGTCGGCACCGTGATGCGGGTGGAAGGTGAGGACACGGCTTGA
- a CDS encoding DUF5988 family protein, translating into MRKTIALAAPPTAEESASPDEGPVDVVLEGGPAYVPRQLRVEHAAAVAGKIKVPYGAGYEHFERVRSGVSSAWVFHWTMRTRIAE; encoded by the coding sequence ATGAGGAAGACCATCGCTCTCGCCGCCCCGCCCACCGCGGAAGAGTCCGCCTCGCCAGATGAAGGACCCGTCGACGTCGTATTGGAGGGAGGACCGGCGTATGTCCCGCGGCAGCTCAGAGTCGAGCACGCCGCCGCGGTCGCCGGCAAGATCAAGGTGCCGTACGGCGCCGGTTACGAGCACTTCGAGCGGGTCAGGAGCGGCGTCTCCAGCGCGTGGGTGTTCCACTGGACGATGCGCACCAGGATCGCCGAGTAG